In Vitis vinifera cultivar Pinot Noir 40024 chromosome 4, ASM3070453v1, the genomic window cttccctttctGGTGAAGTTGTATGTTGCAGTAATGGAGGTCTCTCCTAGGTGTTGTAAGGTGAAAAGGGTTGAACTTGGCATGCCTCTTCTGTTCCAAACTTGTCCCGTTCCTTAGATCTTAGCTCATGTAGGCATCATTCAAGTTTTTGCAATCTAGGCATGTCCCATCCAATTGTAACTCTAGCTCCTGTCATGAGATTGGAGGTTCCCTCCTCAACTGCCCACTGCAGCCGAACAAGGATGGCCGTGAGCTACTGAATAGCTCCTCAGGCTTCGTCTAGCACAGCGATTTATTGACTCTGAAGAGACAGTAAGTCCTATACAAGAATGGTGGTTACTTTAAAGCAAACTGATAAACCATGGAGGAGaagaatattttcttaattgaatAAATCATCATACTTTTGTATGCCCAAATATAAAAAGAGATAAGAGGACGCCCTAACATCTCCACAATAGACACAGAATAATCGATCTATATTGTAAGAAATTGAGCACTATTCAAGACCTGTAAAAAACATATATCCCTTTGAAGGATTTGTAAAGGCACATGTGATCAAGGACAGTTTTCCAATTAATCTTGACAGCTTTTGACAGGAACAATCCACATTACAATGAGGACCAGATTTTCCACATCTATGAAACAACAGGACAAACATTAGTCTTCCATCGCCATCTCAGTTATGGAGTCTTCCTTGGTCGTATTAGTTATACCCTGCTCATCTAAGCCAGAATAGGTGACAAGTCTCTCAACAGACACTTTAATCACATCTCGTCGCACTGCAACATCAGAAACTAACCGACTAACAGAAAACATAGCCCAACCTATTACTGCTAGACCAGTAAAGCCTGTAGTTAGAAATCTAAGCGGCGAAGAAATGATAGCGCTGGCAATAGCAAACAAGGCCACTGCCTGCCCACTCAGGCCCACACTGGTGTTAGTGAACACAAGCAAACCTGTCTTACAGTAGACTGCAAAATCCTCGCagttgtttttgaaaatctGATAGACACCAAATCCATGCTGGAGGAGGAAGGAGGCACGGTGAATGACATCTGCTGGTGGGTCAGATGCGGCAAGGGTACAGGTTCCTCCTCGAAACTTGGCAATAAAAAATGCCAGTGAGACATCATATCGAAAGAGGTAGAGATCGCCATCAGCAAGGAAACAGTCAAGACAGGTAGAGATGACACCACCTCTAAGCCTTAAATGATAGCCACATCTTGGGCATGGAGTGTCCGAAGAATGAGAAGGAACTGATACGAAAAAGGCACGATCTAACTCAGTTCCAGTACCAATCTCCTGACCTGATGCTCGAGTGAAGTGGATCACCATTCCTTCACCGGTGTATATCCCTGTTCTCATGTGGCAGATGCAGTGTGGTCAAGTATTCAGTTGAAAATTCTTGAGCCTATCAAGATATTCAAGGGGACCTTGAAAAGAATAATAAAGAGAGAGAATAAGAAAAAGGATGCCAATTGGCTAGGCCTAAATTCAAACTCATTATCTCCAAATAACTAGGGCTCGGATATAATGTCAAGTTAACAATTTGATCCAAAAGCTTATATTGTAAGGAATGGCGGGGCAAGTTGATTTAAGTTAAAATTCTGACATGTAATGATTGGCATTCATTTAACATTGTGAAATTGTGACCCTTGTATACTTTTCCATCGGTATTTCTTCCAAGATCTCATGAATGCATTTGTTCATATACACAAAGTTTCTAATCCACACACTCATTTATGTCAATTATTATCTTACCCATATGTAAATCATGGGCATGTTACCTTCTCACTAGAAAACAATTTGTGCCAATTAACTTGGTAGGACAGATAATAGCCTCATGGCACAGGTTAGGCCTCATGGTAGTTTATGCAACAATGAACATCCCCATTGTTCTTGCAAAGCATGAAAAGGCAAACTAGCTCATTCATAGAATCCATTAGAGACATCAAAAGGCATTCCAGATAAAAGGGCATAAAttgcaaaaagaagaagaatgccAAAACACAGTATTTAAGATGACTCAGCTGATGATATAATCATTCAAAGTGCCCAGATTAAAAGCATcattttcaccaaaaaaaaaaaaattctgaatgAGTCCCTTGAGGAAAACTTGTTCAAATGGAACACCACAGGgtgacccaaaaaaaaatattgtttgtttCTAGGAAAAATGTCAAGCTGCAAAGCTTGCTAGAGAAGTATAGGTAAGGTTGGATTTATGATCCTATCAATTGCATCTTTCTCCATATCTCTAACAAAGAGCAAAGATTAGGTAAAAACAGTGGGTTACCAAGGCAAAAATCATGACAAAAAATTGTCTTAGCTGGAGAAAAACTCTCTGGGACATTGATGAAACAAACACAATCCAAGGTTTCCTTTGAGATATCAGAACTGTAAGGCAAGGGATGAGATAAAGGAAAAAGGATATCATTTTAGCAGCATCAAAAAATGATTCCTCCTATCCCTggcattttttaatatttttgttccTTAAGCAACCATCAGGAGAAGCAAAATACACCTGTAAACTGattaataaatttgatgaaatagcaaataatgaagaaaaaacaattgGAAAGCAATAGTCATACTTCTAATCCTCAAATCTATAAACAAAAGAAGAACACCATTTGATCCATCCATCAgctgaaaaaaaacaaatatattgtaATAAATTGCATCATAGAGGGATTTTACCACGAATCATTTGATTCTGATTTGAGTCCCAAATGAAacataaaagattttatttatgaattctTTTAAACAAACAATGCATTGAATCCAGAAAATTCTGGCTCCTTTCCAAAAGGAAGAGAATAAGTAATGGGCCCACTTCAATGTCTCAAATAAACAGGGGAGACTTGATAGCTATGGTGTAATAATCAAGCAAATATAGAATTACTAAAACCTAATCCAGAAAATATGAACTGGGTTTCTCTGACAAGCCCACAATAGTTAAGCAGAAGGAAGATTCATGATATGGATCTCCCATAAGAGTGTTTGGCGGTCAGAATAAACCAGAGAATCAGTCAATCCACACTCACCCACAAATTAAACATCTAATCTATGTATGTTGCTGAATAATAGCAAAAACAGAAAGCATGAATCAAGCAccgtttggttgccgagaaagagaaggaaaatgaaaagaaaaggaggtTGTCACACACCATGATGCGCATAGATGTGAGCAGTCCGCCATGAGTATATGTGATCCCCAGGCTTGAGTTGCTCTCTGCTGATCTTGTCTGAAAGCACCCCCATCTCTCTTTCTGTAagtggggatgatgaaatctcTCTCAAATCTCAGTCAAGTGAATGAATTGAAACAACTGAAACCCAAAGTTGTGAATGCACTCCTCCCTTGCCCTTGAGGCTTTCTTACACTCTCCCagataaaatttgaatataaagcaCTTTGAGAAGTATAAAATGTCCGTTGGAACTAGCAATGGGAAAATGCTCAATGTATAGGATGATGGGCAAGTTGTGAACGCAATCCTTTTCCAGCTTTTTCCCCTATATTTAAGTGTTTTTGACCCACTGAATCGGACTTGCAATGGAAGATTCTTTCTCTTTGGTGTAAATATTAAAAGCTCTGTTTTGAGTAGATTCACAAAGTCCTCATacccatttataaaaaaaaataaatacataatacactgaatattaaaatgaaaaattattgtaatattaaagGCATTTTTGAATAGAACCACGAGCTCCTCACGTCCACTTAGGAAAAAGCACTTCTGATAGTAAAAGCATTTTTGAAAAGCCATTCTCCAACCCTAACTAAAGCTATTAGTCAAATCAAACTTGGCTGTCCTCGTAAATAAATAAGATGTCGGTGAAcatgaagaaaggaaaataaatatatatttgaaagtaattttaagaatattagaaatatttttaaaaagttttttagttAACACTTGACctgaagctttttttttttttttttgaaaatattaaataaaagtatgatTAAGaattatatgatttatattcaaatattaaaatggtgtttgatttttttattgaattgaaataaacaataaaagaaattaaagtatttaactTTTTCCATTTAATTAAACCATATTGATTTTaacttatatatttaaaataaatttgttattaattggttcaatttaattatcttgatatcaataaattatttttaattaaataaaaaattaaatattttaatttttttattcaacaaaaacacaaatACCATCAAACTAGTTTTGATAAAgctttacatatttttataatcattcTCAAATGggtactatttatttttaaaaaataattagagttTTATGATAAGATCATATACATGATAAATTTTTAgtatcttatgaaaaatataaaagaaaaatattttgaaggaATTTTTAGTAGTGATAATAAGGGATAACAACGTTGTGGTTTCAAGGAGTGTCACCCGGTCCCAATTATTAAACCATAGTCTCATCCATGTttcaaaagaataattaaaCAAGATAAGGTGGAGCACGTGGGTGTATAAGAAATGGCTATCCCACCTCGTTtagtttttttctaatatttaaaatttaaatttttttcaaaaatatatcatatttataatttattgttgTGGCAaataaagaggaagaagaagaatgaagaaaaacTAATTGattgtttggtaattatttttaaaaatatttttttattcttcgaaaaatatatatatatatatatatatatgataatcaaaaactattttttattttttgtactaaaaaaaatagaaaatatgacattttcaaataacatcttttaattattttctagaagttgtttaaaaaaataattatataagtatgtagaatgattaaaaataaaacattaaatataaaaattatttttaaaacatatttaaaaatattaaaaacatgttaaaaatattttaaatttctaaatagacttttgtttttacaaaatatcataaaatacttttcaaaaactattctcaaaaactattttttagaactattttcgaaaataattaccaaataatgcctaagatattttaaaaggtttgtagggaagacaaaaaaacaaaaaaacaaaaaaaaactcataattaattaaaaataacccTTGAGAAAATgggtaagaaaatgaaaacagtgagaaataaattgtaaaagaaaattagtTGGACAAAGATGactgtgtttatttttttattatattccataaaattttcaaaataatgagATATTTGATCTAAAACtttcaagaaaataatttaataggcACAAGAATTTacttaacataaaaaataatttaaaaaaaaaaaaagcttttctTCTTTGTAAGTTAAACCAAATAAAGCTTCAggattgaaatatttttcttctatttatttttttaactagaTAAATTCATGGCTATTTTCTTGATTGGCTTTTCATTCATCTAGTTTTTCATCAAATTACTTAGTAAAAACTTCATCAATTTTATATggcaattaaaaataacaattatattttaaatttcatacaTATAagacattttcatatcaattttatattttaagttgAGAATAAAAACCATATAagacattttattaaaatttgaattaacaaaaatgacttCTCCTAAACTCATTCAAATGAAGCCAAAATATTTGTTATGTCAAGTTTGTTCTCTCCCTCTTAAGATAGAAGCTTTATGGAAGTATATCTTGTGTCACCTCGTACACCACCTCATCTTTTCATTTATCTCTAACAACAATTATTGAATGAAATTGTAAAGAATTCACCAAAatgatttaatgatttaaataaatggaGTTCCCAAGAGAATGAACTCTGGGAAGGTAGATTATAAAttagtataataaaatatgataaagtCGTCAAAATGAAggaatatgttaaaaaaaaaaaaaaaagatttctaCTTCtcccaaattatttttgttttttacaatACAACAATCAAATCTCGATTCTTAGATTTTTCGAACAAAACattaaggtgatgtttgtttttttacttaattctaaatagaaccttaatacttaatagtattaaatattaaattgtttgtttttgttatattttatttctattaagtattaaaaagtaaaaaaaaaaaaaaccattgtgttattttttctatttagaaaaaatcacatattttggttttttctctttagtaaaaagtttataataagtcatgaaaaagtaaaaaaacaaacaacctaaattctaaaactaaatggttttcagcaaaaaaccaaaaaaacaaacaccacctaaatccGCGTTTGAGTTCATATTGGAATATCGATTCAACTGAAGAGTAAACCTATTTATTTATGGTTCTAAGACTAGTAGTTCTAATGGTCAACTCAGTTCTTTCAAATTGTTTCTCATTATTAAGAAAAGATAACAAAGATAAAATACAAACTTGTTTTATAGTAATAGTAATTAATCGTTGTTGTTTCAAAGTTAATCTATTCACTCGTctagataatatttttccttgtTCACTAATTAAACTCATGTTTCTATAATCAATTTGATCCCTGATCCAATGGGGGCAAAAGCCTACGAAAAGATCGCTTGGATTTACTGAAGCGGAATTAATCGAGTGAAAATAAATCCAGCCTCAGGGGCTGTTTTCCATGTCCTATTTTCACATCATtgtaatattttcataaaaaccggcctttttcaatcataaattttttgtatctCCTGCCTCATTTTTTCTGACATGACAACCACGTGAAGGAGAGGGGTCTCTGCTCTATCTCAATGTCTCGTCAATTAGAACATGTCTTTTCTTCTgcttttttctgtttttgttttaatttttttttcttgttggtgttttttttttaaatacttttttctCAGTGTTTTTGGTTACTTTTCATCTGTCTAATTTCAATCAAATTGCTTGATAAAAACTTTGTTCTAAATTACTTGATAATCTAAAgccaaataaataaagaagtttCAAGGTTTGCATGGTAATCAcattcaaaaacagttttttattcttcaaaataaaaaaataaagaaaaggaaaagatgatgggtaacaaaaaaaaaccataatgtttttatataatattttttaattatccttaattatttttatttattaaaaataaaacactacatataaaaattatttttaaaaatatatatatataaaaaaaaaaacaagttaataatattccaaaaattctcaattagacatttattatataaaatattaataaaactgttttttaaaaattatattttagaattattttaaaaaatagttatcaaccataactttaatttttctaacaatttgTTGTtagattttaatttcaatttatctcTCCATAGCATCCcatattagttttattttttacatgccacattttttttacctattaTTAATTTAGTGTATGATTGGCTagcttttatttaaaaaaaaattataactgaaatttaaaaataattttaaaagtcatatttaataatgataatgTGTTTTAACCTTTTTTATTGTAAGATTGTGATAGtagaacttaaaaaaataaaggtataattttttttaaattctcaatttttttaaatttggaaaattaacaCTCACACCCACTAACATCTTATTCTTATTTACAAAACCAACTTTCTATAAATATCAAAGAATTGTCTAGACTtgttaaaaatcaataaaaaaaattataaaaaaaaaaggttttttctCTAACTATTCTCATGCACATATCAAATTGTAAGTGTATTTATATATTGGTAATTCCGAATCAAAATTATCATTGTGTTTTTTAGCTCATACTCTTCAAATCCTCTTTTGGACTCTTGCCTTTTCCAAATTTTTCGTATTTGAAGATGAGTAGAGGAGATAGTAAGTGTTCTTGAGATGTTGGTCAATGGCAAATATGAATCAATCATGTTTTAACCTTTTgtcattttattgaaaaattgagTGGTTACTTAAGAAGTGTAAAATATAATGTTCAAATCATTTGAATCGATTTCTCATCGATCGAACTTAAGGGTAATAGTCTTTACTATATACAGTTCTTTTAATTCTTACCTAATTGATCAAACTTCAATTACACTTGCATTCCTTCAATTTTTGCAAATCATTATTAATTGTTGGATGGGTTTTAAAACTCTAATACTTAAGTCCTCTTTCCATTAGAGGAGACGATTGGGAGAGTGAGAGAGCCCTATTTTGAGCTTCAAGTTTTCTTACCAAATTGGTGAAAGTGTTTGCCTTGAGAGAAAATCATTTGGGTTTAAGATGAAAATCAACTTTTGAGTgacaaatttttgtttcaaatgggttgattcattgtGTTATTCATCCTTGCTTTCATATTCAACATATTTAGGGTAAAACTCAAGTTTCTTTTCATGTGGATTCAATAAGAGACTGAGATCAAAGCTTGGAATAGATTCCAAGTACTCTTCGAAAAAAGAAAGTCAGTAGTTGAAGCTTGAAGGTTCTAGGTTAGTGGTCTTGGAGAGGATGGAAGGCTTGGGTTAGGTATATCCTTGTACTCGACTAATTTTTCCTTCATAGTGGATAATTTGATTGCTTGAAGCCTATGGTTTTTATCTCTTTGAAAGTTTTCcatgttaaaaaaattggtgtCATTGTCTCTCTATTATATcttatcattttattagtattttatttgctTATGATATTTCCATTGAGTTATTTTGATCAATTAATTAGTGCATATGCTAAAATTAGATCATTAACGATTTGAaagaatatgatatattttagtttttgaggATCGATGTCAAGTGACACGTGAAAATATGTTTATGTGTTGATGCAATGTCTTATATATCATGTTTGGGGAGTGTTGATTCATTTGCATGTGGCTTGCATTGACTAACCTGTTGGAAGAGTGTTGGTGCATGCATTGTTACTTGAGATTTCTTGTTTGTTAATgggattgaaaaaaaaaatcatgacatTCGAGACAAATAAGAGAATTGTAAGCATTTGTTAGATAAAATACCTATTAACCCACCCTTTCTTTCTAGGTATTTCTATAGGTAAGATTTATCTTCactaacattttaaattttaaaaaagttaaacatactaaaaatgagtaatatttataaaattaaaagcatgattaaaaattatctaattttatttctgaaaataataaaaagaaaagtgttaCAAAATGcaccttaattttatttcctttatgcCTACACCCATGCCTACAAAATGCCTCCTCATATTCTATTAATTAAAGttcatttaattgttttaatatattaattagtttttaagcTGTTAGAATTGTAACATTTTTGTATCCATCATTCTATAAAGACTGGCTtctctaaatattttctattcatattagttttattttcttctacaaTATAAGGAATATTGATCCAAACATTGTTTAGCACAGTTTCGACCACCTCGGGTATGGAGAATTAGAGAAAATGAGTCTCCTTTACAGTTAAAAGTCATCAAATTAGTGTCAAATCTTACTGTTAACTCTAGTCATGTTTTTTCTCCTCCTTGTATAATAATTGTtctttagcttgatatttttgTTCTCGTTTGagttatttgtttatttcctatactaaaattattatttttcttttcaagtagtAAGagtaaattagtttttttttttcttttgattgttAACCTATTTAAACTCTATTTGCGTTGTATGTATTTTTCAAGTGATCATAATAAGAAACCCAAAACTTTCTTTTTATGTCTTTGTCAATGATTCTTTTCAATCtcacatggtattagagcaagGTTAATTTTAATTGAACTTTTGATTTATGATCTTATTGAAAAGAGTTTAATCTCATAACAACTTTCATGCGTATGAGCTTGAACTTTTGCTTATGGTTTGGAGTGGAgcctcaaaaaaaaattttgtcgCGTCTAATCATAGATTGCAATCACAAGTGGTCACATTTGTTTTCCTATTTAATCATGACAtttgatttgtattttttttctttgattcatatttgtttttttttttatttagtagttatttgttttttatgcaTCATGGTTGGTGAAAAAGATGATTTCCTTCAATCTATTAGTATGaaattgaatggaaaaaattattcaCACTAGAGTTATGTGCTGAAAAATTTTCCGAAGGCAAAAGGATATAAGGTTACATTATTGGCACTCTATGCAAACCTAGGAATGAAGAGGATAAAAAATATGTAGAACAATTAGACATTGGGAAGgaaacaatttgaaaattatcaCTAAGATCAACAACTCTATTAAGAATTCGACAGGTACATAGTTGGTAAAGTATGGAATTGATAAGGAGATTTGAGAACATTTTGAAAGATTATATAcatagtttaattttgtaaaacaatatTAGTTAGAGATTGATATTCAAGCCCTTGAATAGAAGAGCATGAGCATTAAGAAGTTCTATTCTACATGACTAATCTTTAGGACCAATTAACTCTTGTGGAATCAGTAAAGCTCCTAGTTTTTTGCCGTATATTGATCGTATAGAGTAACAATGGTTGGTTCAATTTTTTATGGGCCTTCATAGTGATTTTGAGGCATTGTGTGGGAATTTTGCATTGTAGCCCACTTGTCTCTATTGATTCAATGGTCAATGAATTGTTGGTTAAGGAGATACATCTTAAGTATCAAATACGAAAAGGATTTCTCTCTACCCCTCATACATTTGGTTTGGTAGTACCTTCTAGGCCATCttccaacaataaaaaaaattcttactcAAATAGATAAATGTAGCTACTATAAGTAGAAGGATTAATGGAAAGCTCCAATGTCCTAAGATCTTAAATA contains:
- the LOC100246105 gene encoding protein LEAD-SENSITIVE 1 isoform X2; the protein is MRTGIYTGEGMVIHFTRASGQEIGTGTELDRAFFVSVPSHSSDTPCPRCGYHLRLRGGVISTCLDCFLADGDLYLFRYDVSLAFFIAKFRGGTCTLAASDPPADVIHRASFLLQHGFGVYQIFKNNCEDFAVYCKTGLLVFTNTSVGLSGQAVALFAIASAIISSPLRFLTTGFTGLAVIGWAMFSVSRLVSDVAVRRDVIKVSVERLVTYSGLDEQGITNTTKEDSITEMAMED
- the LOC100246105 gene encoding protein LEAD-SENSITIVE 1 isoform X1, which codes for MGVLSDKISREQLKPGDHIYSWRTAHIYAHHGIYTGEGMVIHFTRASGQEIGTGTELDRAFFVSVPSHSSDTPCPRCGYHLRLRGGVISTCLDCFLADGDLYLFRYDVSLAFFIAKFRGGTCTLAASDPPADVIHRASFLLQHGFGVYQIFKNNCEDFAVYCKTGLLVFTNTSVGLSGQAVALFAIASAIISSPLRFLTTGFTGLAVIGWAMFSVSRLVSDVAVRRDVIKVSVERLVTYSGLDEQGITNTTKEDSITEMAMED